GTGCAGAGCGCCTCGCAAAACGGCAAGTGAATATAGATGGATATTCCTTCGGCATCATTGCTTTCATTAAAAGCCCTGATCACGGAATTTTCCCATTTTTCCAAAGTAAAACCGGCGTTATCCCAGTACGGAACTGTAGGATAAGAAGTGTAACGCGGCCCCGGAATATTATATTTATCGATGAGTGAATTATTCATACCGCAAAAATACGAATAAGTTTTGGGAGTGCCGCTCTGTTTTCGGACTTGTAAAAACGGTGGATTGTGTGCCGTGGCCGGGTCCGAGGCATGCTCCAGCTCCAGCGGCAACCTCCACACCATCGCTCTCCTCCCACAAATTTTATTTACCTTTACCAACACAAAAAATTAGCTGATGAGATTTAACGTTTCTACTGAAGCCGTGGACGACAGAGAAATTTATATCACGGGGAATTTCAACAATTGGAATCCTAAAGACCGCGCTTTCCAGCTTAAACAAAGTGATCACGATACATTTTTCATAGAGATTGATGACGAAACCCTCCCGGAAAAAATAGAATACAAATTCACCAAGGGCGGCTGGGAAAACGTAGAACTGGACGCCTACGGGAACATCGCCCCAAACCGAAAGGCGGAGAAATCGCAGGGGCAAACCGCTGATATTGTAGAAAAATGGCGTTTGAACTGGGGACCATTCAAGGAAGAATTCTTCCCAACCGTGGAGCTGATTTCCGAGAATTTTTATATTCCACAACTCGACCGATACCGAAAAGTCTGGGCGCTTCTGCCATATGATTATGAAACCTCGGACAAATCTTACCCGGTACTTTATCTTCAGGATGCGCAAAACCTCTTCAACGGCGGTTCAGCTTTCGGCAACTGGCAGATTGATAAAAAACTCTCTATCCTAGCAGAATACGGGCGCGGAGACCTCATCGTCATCGCTATAGAACACGGCAGTGAAGAACGCATCAACGAATATATTTTTGATAACAATACCGTCGCCAAAAACTCAGAAGGGAAAAAGTACATCCGTTTTATAGCAGATACGCTGAAACCCTATGTGGATTCGGTTTACAGAACCAAAAAAGAGCGGGAGTTTACCGGTATTGGCGGCAGTTCGCTTGGCGGACTGATCAGTATTTACAGTGGTTTCCTTTACCCGGAAGTTTATTCCAAACTGATGATCTTTTCGCCCTCGCTTTGGGTGGAGCCCAATAATAATTTCCCGATGTTTTCTTACACCGTCCCTTACAAAACCAAGGTTTATATCTATGGCGGCGACAAGGAAGGCTCGAATATGGTGCAGAGAATCCGCGTTTTCGAGGAAAAGATGAAAAAATGGGAAGAACAGAAACTTTTTGATTTCGAGTTCAGAACGAGCATCAACGAGGAAGGAACCCATAACGAGTTCTACTGGTCTCAGGAGTTCCCGAAAGCTGTAGAATGGCTGTTTTACGATAATATTGAAAACCCTGCTGAGGTAAGTCCAACCATACAAGAATACGAAGCCAATGATTAAACTAACCAATAACCGCAGTGAAAATTACAGACAGATTTTTACGCTTTTTACCGAAGAACTCTGGGAAAACCAAAAAACCGGTTACCCAAAATCCGTACAGCAGTTTTTCAAAGGTAAGAAAAATGAAGTTTTTTCTTTGATTGAAGGTGATTCAGTGAATTATCTGGTTGGATTGGGAAAAAGTAATTTCAAAAATTTCGAAATTCAGCAGGTTGCGGCCAAGTTTTCAAACTCACATCAAAAAACCTTTCAGGATACGGCAACCAAAATTTCGGCAGAATTCGTGGGTGAACATCAGTTGGAGGAATTCATTAAAGGCCTGTTTCTAGGTTCGTATAAATATCCTTTCAATAAAGAGCATCCTTTTTGGCGTGAAAATTTTGAACTGCATACCGAATCTTTTTACCAGAATAAACTTGACGAAATTTCTGAAACTGTTCAGGCGCTTTGCAACGGACAGTTTGCTGCGATGGACTGGCTCAATAAACCCGCCAACGCAAAAGATGTTTACCAGATCAGCGAATTCCTGAAAAATTTAGCTCAGGAAAAAAATCTTAAGTACACCGCCTTCAACCGGAAACAGTGTGAAGAACTGGGGCTTGGTGCATTTCTCTCCGTCAATCAGGGCAGCGGAAAAGAAGCCGCCTTCACGATCTTAGAATATAAAGCTGCTGCTGAAAATGACAAAACCATTGGACTGGTCGGCAAATGTGTCCTGTTCGATACTGGTGGAATTTCCCTTAAAAATCCCGACAATATGCATTATATGAAGTCGGATCTTGGTGGTGCAACAGCGGTAATCGGGACACTGATCGCAGCGGCTGAAATGAAACTGCCGCTGAATATTGTGGCAGTTTTACCCATTACGGATAACGCGATCTCGCGGGATGCCTTCACGCCGAGTGACGTTTTCACAGCGTATAACGGTAAAACCATTGAAGTGCTGAACACCGATGCTGAGGGCAGAATGACTTTGGCGGACGGGCTTTCATACCTTTCAAAAAATTACAAAACCGATGTGCTGATCGACCTGGCAACGCTTACAGGAAGTGCGGTGAGAATGTTCGGTGATACTTGCGGTGCCCTTTTCTCAAATAATGAAGAATTAAAAAACCAACTTCTGAAATCGGGCGACGAAACCAACCAGAGGCTTTGGAATCTACCCCTTTGGGACATTTGGAAGGACGATATCAGCTCGGATGTGGCAGATTTTAAGAATATTTCAATGAAATCTGTGGGCGACTGTATCGTCGCTGCAAAATTTCTTGAGCATTTTATTGAAGGTCACCAAAACTGGGCACATCTCGATATTGCCGGCGTAGCCTTTGGTAATGTGAATTATGCTAAAGAAAAAGCCGCCACGGGTTACGGCGTGCAGCTGCTTTTAAATTTCATTAAAAATTATTTTTAAAAATTAGATTAATTAAAATTTTCTCCTTATAATTGATTGAAAATCCTAGAAAACGAAAGGTTTGTTCATTTTTTGATACAGGTGATTAAAAAAATAGCACTTTTCTTTTCTGAAATTACACCAACACACCAAAATCAGTTAATATGGAGGCCAAAATTATAGTGTGCCTTGCCAGTTATTTCAAGGGATACGAATTTATGGATGAGATGCACCGGCTGGGGAACCGCGTCATCCTGCTAACGTCAGATAATCTAAAAGACAAAAACTGGCCGCACCACGCGCTGGAAGATATTTTTTTCATGGCTGAAGAGCGGCCGTCCGTGTGGAATCTTTCCGATATGGTAAAGGGTTTCTCTTATCTTATGCAAAACCGTAAAGTCGATGCAGTGGTCGCGCTTGATGATTACGATGTGGAAAAAGCCGCGCTGCTCCGCGAGACGTTCAGGATTCCCGGAATGGGGCAAACCGCACACCGTTATTTCCGGGATAAGTTGGCGATGCGCCAGATGGCGAAACTGAACCACATCGATGTTCCTGAATTTTCCGCGATTTTCAATAATGAAGAAGTAAATGATTTCGTGGAAAAAGTTCCTGCACCTTGGGTACTGAAACCGCGCTCCGAGGCTTCTGCGACAGGCATTAAAAAAATCAGTAATAAAGACGATCTGTGGGAAATTATCAACTCTCTTGGCGATGAAAGGCATAAATATCTGCTTGAAAGCTTTAAACCTGGTGATGTTTACCATGTGGACAGCCTGACATATAAAAACAAAGTCGTTTTCACTTCCGCATCAAAATATCTGGCTCCGCCAATGCAGATTTCGCACGAGGGCGGTATATTCCGTTCCATAACCCTGGGCACTGATTCTGAAGAATTTAAAGCTTTGAAAGACGCCAATGCTAAAGTGCTGAAGGATTTCGGACTGGCAAACGGTGCTACGCACACCGAATTCATCCGCGGAAAAGACGACGGAAAGCTATATTTCCTGGAAACCTCCTCCAGAGTTGGCGGCGCACATATTCCCGAAATGGTGGAAGCTGCCACCGGAATAAATCTATGGAAAGAGTGGGCAAAGATTGAAGATTCTTTGCTGAAAAATGCTGATTACGAGATCGCAGAACCAACCGCATTATATTCCGGATTAATCATCGCCCTCACTAAAAATCAGTTTCCTGATTATACTGAGTTTGAATGTAATGAAGTAGTGAGATTCCTCCCAATTGATTATCACGTGGGCATTGTATATAAATCCAAGAGTGAAAATACCGTCCGGGAAAAACTGGATGAAGCTGCTGAAAAAATTAATGATCACTTACTAAATATCCTGCCACCGAAAGACCAACTGGGTTCTTGAAAAACTATTAGTAGTGAGTAAGTAGCAATATTAATTGCTCCAACGTTCAACAACCATTTCAAAAAAAAAACTTATGCCGCGCATCGAACATACAGATTTTTACTCTCACATTCTGGGAATAAGCGTTCCCGTCGAAATTACCGGACATTACGGCTATCCGGTTCTGATGTTTCCTACTTCTCAGGGATCATATACGCAGAACCATGATTTTAAGCTGAATGAGAGCATCAGCTGGTTCACCAATGAGGGAAGACTTAAACTCTATAATGTACAGACCATCGATAAACTGAGCCTTTACAATAAAAATATTCACCCCGCTGAAAGGATCCGCAACTACGAGCTTTTTGTTCAGTTTCTGGTTAAAGAATATGTGCCTTATCTGCAGAAGCAACACCAGACACATCGTATCGCGATTGCGGGCGCAAGTTTCGGAGGTTATCACTCCGCAAATTTCGCATTCAGGTTTCCGGATTTGGTTTCCCATCTGTTCTGTCTTTCCGGAGCGTTTGATATCCGTAGTTTTATGGATGGTTACAGCGATGATCTGGTGTACTTCAACTGCCCGAGAGAATTTGTGAAAAATGATGAAGCATGGAAATACAGGCACATGCACATCGTGCTCAGCACCTCCGATCAGGATATCTGTCTTGGTCCAACTCAGGAAATGGCAGCGATTTTAAGTGAGAAAAGCATCGACCACTGGTACGACGAAAGAAAATGGATATCTCACGACTGGCCGCTTTGGCGAATGGTATTTCCGAATTTTGTGGGTCGGTTTTTTGGATGAAATAATTTGGTTTGAAACGGTGTGATGCATTTTCAAAAGTCGATTGTGCCTTTCAAATATAATTTATTTAAAACTTTAATAACTAATGGGATTTTACAGTAAAGCCAATACCGAACAGGAGCTTGAAGAAGTAAAAACCAGATCTGAAAAATTAAGTATAAAAATTAAAAACTTCGTACAATATTTAAAAAAAAGATTGAATTCAAAGGAAGTAAATATAAAAAAATCGGAAGAGGATAAACCATCAGACCCCTTCAAACAAAATCAAACAAAATCAAACTAAATAATAATATGAAAAAAATAGGAATTCTTTTCGGTATGGAAGATACCTTTCCTTGGGCATTTATCGACAGAGTAAATGAGCTGGGAAACGGCGAAATTATTGCAGAACCTGTCTCTATCGACAAGCTTGAGCAGGGCGCAGATTACGGTTACGCTGTGATTGTTGACAGAATCTCACAAGACGTACCGTTTTACAGGGCTTATCTTAAAAATGCTGCGGTCAGCGGCACTTATGTCATCAACAATCCGTTTTGGTGGAGCGCTGACGAAAAATTCTTTAATAATGCGTTAATGACCAAACTGGGTGTCCCGCTTCCAAAAACCGTTCTTCTGCCATCATATCAAAGGCCGGAAAATACGCAGGAGACATCCTTCAGAAATATGAAATTCCCGCTCGACTGGGATTATATTTTCGGTTATGTCGGCTTTCCGTGCTATATGAAACCGCACGACGGAGGCGGTTGGAGAAATGTTTACCGCTGCGAAAATCCTCAGGATTTATGGGATAAACTTAGTGAAACCGGCGAACTGGTGATGATGGTGCAGGAGGAAATTGTTTTTGAAGATTACTACCGCGTTTACTGTCTCGGCAGGAAATATGTCCACATTATGCCTTATGAGCCGCGCAATCCTCATCATCTGAGATATGCCACAACCCATCAAACGGCCGGCAAAGCACGGGAAAAACTTCTAAAACAGATTGAAGATCTCACCCTGAAGATGAATAAAGCATTGGGCTATGATTTCAATACAGTAGAATTTGCCGTGCGGGACGGTATCCCTTATGCTATCGACTTCTGCAATCCGGCTCCTGATGCAGACCGCAATTCTGTGGGCGAAGAAAATTTTGCATGGATCGTGGAACATTCTGCAAAATTCGCTATTGAAAAAGCGAGGGAATACAAACCTGGAAAACCAAATATTCCGTGGGGAACTTTTGTAAGAGATTCAGTTAAATAAGGACTGCAACACTGCCCGTACTTCAATTTTAAAAACACAAAACTATGCACCGATTCACCATTGGCGTGGAAGAAGAATACCAGATCATCGATGCGGAGAGCCGCGATCTGGTTTCCCACGTCTCCAAGATCATCGAAGGGGGAAAAGCGACGCTTGAAGAGCACCTGAAACACGAGATGCACGAATCCGTGGTGGAGATGGAGACCGGCATCTGCCAGAACATCAAGCAAGCCAAAGAAGAACTTTACAGCCTGAGAAAAAGGCTCATAAAAATCGCTCATGAACAGAACCTCCGCGTTTCCGGGGGCGGTACACACCCATTTTCACAATGGCGCACGAACAAAATAACCTCCGCCGACCGCTATGATAAAATTGTGGACGATATGGGTGATGTTGCAAGGGGAAATCTCATTTTTGGACTTCACGTACACATTGGCATTCCGAATCGTGAAGAAGGCATTAAAATCCAGAATGTGATGCGTTATTTTCTTCCGCATATTTATGCGCTTTCCACCAATTCGCCGTTTTGGATTGGGAGAAATACG
The sequence above is a segment of the Chryseobacterium taklimakanense genome. Coding sequences within it:
- a CDS encoding alpha/beta hydrolase-fold protein; this encodes MRFNVSTEAVDDREIYITGNFNNWNPKDRAFQLKQSDHDTFFIEIDDETLPEKIEYKFTKGGWENVELDAYGNIAPNRKAEKSQGQTADIVEKWRLNWGPFKEEFFPTVELISENFYIPQLDRYRKVWALLPYDYETSDKSYPVLYLQDAQNLFNGGSAFGNWQIDKKLSILAEYGRGDLIVIAIEHGSEERINEYIFDNNTVAKNSEGKKYIRFIADTLKPYVDSVYRTKKEREFTGIGGSSLGGLISIYSGFLYPEVYSKLMIFSPSLWVEPNNNFPMFSYTVPYKTKVYIYGGDKEGSNMVQRIRVFEEKMKKWEEQKLFDFEFRTSINEEGTHNEFYWSQEFPKAVEWLFYDNIENPAEVSPTIQEYEAND
- a CDS encoding alpha/beta hydrolase-fold protein, coding for MPRIEHTDFYSHILGISVPVEITGHYGYPVLMFPTSQGSYTQNHDFKLNESISWFTNEGRLKLYNVQTIDKLSLYNKNIHPAERIRNYELFVQFLVKEYVPYLQKQHQTHRIAIAGASFGGYHSANFAFRFPDLVSHLFCLSGAFDIRSFMDGYSDDLVYFNCPREFVKNDEAWKYRHMHIVLSTSDQDICLGPTQEMAAILSEKSIDHWYDERKWISHDWPLWRMVFPNFVGRFFG
- a CDS encoding ATP-grasp domain-containing protein; translation: MEAKIIVCLASYFKGYEFMDEMHRLGNRVILLTSDNLKDKNWPHHALEDIFFMAEERPSVWNLSDMVKGFSYLMQNRKVDAVVALDDYDVEKAALLRETFRIPGMGQTAHRYFRDKLAMRQMAKLNHIDVPEFSAIFNNEEVNDFVEKVPAPWVLKPRSEASATGIKKISNKDDLWEIINSLGDERHKYLLESFKPGDVYHVDSLTYKNKVVFTSASKYLAPPMQISHEGGIFRSITLGTDSEEFKALKDANAKVLKDFGLANGATHTEFIRGKDDGKLYFLETSSRVGGAHIPEMVEAATGINLWKEWAKIEDSLLKNADYEIAEPTALYSGLIIALTKNQFPDYTEFECNEVVRFLPIDYHVGIVYKSKSENTVREKLDEAAEKINDHLLNILPPKDQLGS
- a CDS encoding leucyl aminopeptidase family protein translates to MIKLTNNRSENYRQIFTLFTEELWENQKTGYPKSVQQFFKGKKNEVFSLIEGDSVNYLVGLGKSNFKNFEIQQVAAKFSNSHQKTFQDTATKISAEFVGEHQLEEFIKGLFLGSYKYPFNKEHPFWRENFELHTESFYQNKLDEISETVQALCNGQFAAMDWLNKPANAKDVYQISEFLKNLAQEKNLKYTAFNRKQCEELGLGAFLSVNQGSGKEAAFTILEYKAAAENDKTIGLVGKCVLFDTGGISLKNPDNMHYMKSDLGGATAVIGTLIAAAEMKLPLNIVAVLPITDNAISRDAFTPSDVFTAYNGKTIEVLNTDAEGRMTLADGLSYLSKNYKTDVLIDLATLTGSAVRMFGDTCGALFSNNEELKNQLLKSGDETNQRLWNLPLWDIWKDDISSDVADFKNISMKSVGDCIVAAKFLEHFIEGHQNWAHLDIAGVAFGNVNYAKEKAATGYGVQLLLNFIKNYF
- a CDS encoding ATP-grasp domain-containing protein; this encodes MKKIGILFGMEDTFPWAFIDRVNELGNGEIIAEPVSIDKLEQGADYGYAVIVDRISQDVPFYRAYLKNAAVSGTYVINNPFWWSADEKFFNNALMTKLGVPLPKTVLLPSYQRPENTQETSFRNMKFPLDWDYIFGYVGFPCYMKPHDGGGWRNVYRCENPQDLWDKLSETGELVMMVQEEIVFEDYYRVYCLGRKYVHIMPYEPRNPHHLRYATTHQTAGKAREKLLKQIEDLTLKMNKALGYDFNTVEFAVRDGIPYAIDFCNPAPDADRNSVGEENFAWIVEHSAKFAIEKAREYKPGKPNIPWGTFVRDSVK